In Corylus avellana chromosome ca2, CavTom2PMs-1.0, the following proteins share a genomic window:
- the LOC132169071 gene encoding aluminum-activated malate transporter 13-like — protein MAASVVISIPDGEGVLSLKKENKFKFSHLPIISFLREKKKIQFSLPPIVSFLREKKSKHDLRKLIHSFKVGTALVLVSLLYLLDPLFGHVGENAMWAIMTVVVIFEFFAGATLSKGLNRGIGTILGGGLGCLAAALAEQVGGIGNAIVVGTSVFIFAAAATYARLIPRIKKRYDYGALIFILTFNLVVVSGIRAEKVIVLARERLSTIAMGFVICIFISLLVFPIWASDELHDSMASKFEDLARALEGCLEEYFGFINEKENQQPSTANFTSCKSILNSKAKDESLANFAKWEPWHGKFGLSYPWGKYLQIGEHLREIAATILSLKGSLQSPRQPPTTMRETFKEPCEAVGSLLAPTLRELGESVLKMRRCHAEDSILPKLKSMRVELNSVMSPSKLGPIENGGFAVATFVFMLMEMVEKVEELAKEVEELGKLADFRTQLALICPSNQ, from the exons ATGGCCGCGTCAGTTGTAATATCTATTCCGGATGGAGAGGGGGTTCTTTCTCTTAAGAAGGAAAACAAGTTTAAATTTTCCCATCTTCCCATTATTTCATTTctgagagaaaagaagaaaatccaGTTTTCTCTTCCTCCCATTGTTTCCTttcttagagaaaagaaaagtaagcaTGATTTGAGAAAGCTAATTCACAGTTTCAAGGTTGGAACCGCCCTCGTTTTGGTTTCTCTTCTGTACCTCCTGGATCCTCTTTTTGGCCACGTTGGAGAAAATGCCATGTGGGCTATTATGACTGTTGTTGTCATCTTTGAGTTCTTCGcag GTGCTACACTAAGCAAGGGATTGAACCGAGGGATTGGAACCATTTTAGGAGGGGGGCTGGGGTGTTTAGCAGCAGCTTTAGCTGAACAAGTTGGTGGAATCGGCAACGCCATTGTTGTTGGTActtctgttttcatttttg CTGCAGCTGCCACGTATGCACGACTGATTCCGAGGATTAAGAAAAGATATGACTACGGGGCTCTGATATTCATCCTGACGTTCAATCTGGTAGTGGTGTCTGGTATACGTGCAGAGAAGGTGATAGTATTAGCCCGTGAACGTCTCTCGACAATCGCAATGGGTTTCGTCATCTGCATTTTCATAAGCTTACTTGTTTTCCCGATATGGGCTAGCGATGAACTTCATGACTCCATGGCCTCTAAATTCGAAGACCTCGCACGTGCTCTTGAAG gaTGCCTGGAGGAATACTTTGGTTTCATTAACGAAAAGGAAAACCAGCAGCCCAGTACTGCAAATTTTACTAGTTGTAAATCCATCTTAAACTCCAAGGCAAAGGATGAGTCACTG GCAAATTTTGCAAAATGGGAACCATGGCATGGAAAATTTGGGCTTTCCTACCCTTGGGGGAAATATCTACAGATTGGAGAGCATCTTAGAGAGATAGCAGCAACCATCCTTTCACTGAAAGGTTCTCTTCAATCCCCTAGACAG CCCCCAACAACTATGAGGGAGACATTCAAAGAACCATGCGAAGCAGTTGGATCGTTGCTTGCACCGACTCTAAGGGAGCTTGGAGAGAGTGTGCTGAAAATGAGAAGATGCCATGCAGAGGATTCTATATTGCCAAAGCTGAAGTCAATGAGAGTGGAGCTAAACTCGGTTATGTCACCTTCGAAGCTGGGACCAATAGAGAATGGTGGATTTGCAGTCGCAACCTTTGTGTTCATGTTGATGGAGATGGTGGAAAAGGTGGAGGAACTGGCAAAGGAGGTGGAAGAACTTGGAAAGCTTGCTGATTTCCGTACTCAATTAGCTTTAATTTGTCCCTCTAATCAATGA
- the LOC132169073 gene encoding aluminum-activated malate transporter 13-like, whose amino-acid sequence MAASVVISIPDGEGVLSLKKENKFKFSHLPIISFLREKKKIQFSLPPIVSFLREKKSKHDLIKLIHSFKVGTALVLVCLLYLLDPLFSHVGENAMWAIMTVVVIFEFFAGATLSKGLNRGIGTILGGGLGCLAAALAEQVGGIGNAIVIGTSVFIFAAAATYARLIPRIKKRYDYGALIFILTFNLVVVSGIRAEKVIVLARERLSTIAMGFAICIFISLLVFPIWASDELHDSMASKFEDLARALEGCLEEYFGFINEKENQQPTAANFTSCKSILNSKAKDESLANFAKWEPWHGKFGLSYPWGKYLQIGEHLREIAATILSMKGSLQSPRQPPTTMGETFKEPCEAVGSLLAQTLRELGESVLKMRRCHAEASILPKLKSMRVELNSVMSPSKLGPLQNGGFAVATFVFTLMEMVEKVEELAKELEELGELADFHTQLALICPSNQ is encoded by the exons ATGGCCGCTTCAGTTGTAATATCTATTCCGGATGGAGAGGGGGTTCTTTCtcttaaaaaggaaaacaagtTTAAATTTTCCCATCTTCCCATTATTTCATTTctgagagaaaagaagaaaatccaGTTTTCTCTTCCCCCCATTGTTTCCTttcttagagaaaagaaaagtaagcaTGATTTGATAAAACTGATTCACAGTTTCAAGGTTGGAACCGCCCTGGTTTTGGTTTGTCTTCTGTACCTCCTGGATCCTCTTTTCAGCCACGTTGGAGAAAATGCCATGTGGGCTATTATGACTGTTGTTGTCATCTTTGAGTTCTTCGcag GTGCTACACTAAGCAAGGGCTTGAACCGTGGGATTGGGACAATTTTAGGAGGGGGGCTGGGGTGTTTAGCAGCAGCTTTAGCTGAACAAGTTGGTGGAATCGGCAACGCCATTGTTATTGGTActtctgttttcatttttg CTGCAGCTGCCACGTATGCACGACTGATTCCGAGGATTAAGAAAAGATATGACTACGGGGCCCTGATATTCATCCTGACCTTCAATCTGGTAGTGGTGTCTGGTATACGTGCAGAGAAGGTGATAGTATTAGCCCGTGAACGTCTCTCAACAATCGCAATGGGTTTCGCCATCTGCATTTTCATAAGCTTGCTTGTTTTTCCCATATGGGCTAGCGATGAACTTCATGACTCCATGGCCTCTAAATTCGAAGACCTCGCACGTGCTCTTGAAG GGTGCCTGGAGGAATACTTTGGTTTCATTAACGAAAAGGAAAACCAGCAGCCCACTGCTGCAAATTTTACTAGTTGCAAATCCATCTTAAACTCCAAGGCAAAGGATGAGTCACTG GCAAATTTTGCAAAATGGGAACCATGGCATGGAAAATTTGGGCTCTCCTACCCTTGGGGGAAATATCTACAGATTGGAGAGCATCTTAGAGAGATAGCAGCAACCATCCTTTCAATGAAGGGTTCTCTTCAATCCCCAAGACAG CCCCCAACAACTATGGGGGAGACATTCAAAGAACCATGCGAAGCAGTTGGATCGTTGCTTGCACAGACTCTAAGGGAGCTTGGAGAGAGTGTGTTGAAAATGAGAAGATGCCATGCAGAGGCTTCAATATTGCCAAAGCTGAAGTCAATGAGAGTGGAGCTAAACTCGGTTATGTCACCTTCGAAGCTGGGACCACTACAGAATGGTGGATTTGCAGTGGCAACCTTTGTGTTCACGTTGATGGAGATGGTGGAAAAGGTGGAGGAACTGGCAAAGGAGTTGGAAGAACTTGGAGAGCTTGCCGATTTCCATACTCAATTAGCTTTAATTTGTCCCTCTAATCAATGA
- the LOC132169074 gene encoding antifungal protein ginkbilobin-like protein, translated as MGFPQKATVITIAILWVCSVAGGVPNTAVVTVLCNSGVYSQGDPFAVSLNYVVAGLETVTPTSKSYDYFNISPYPNAFAYGHAACNQNLTTSDCTTCLDAAKTAMLGTCQSRIGARALLHDCTMRYEQYPFTD; from the coding sequence ATGGGGTTTCCTCAAAAAGCTACAGTAATTACAATTGCAATCTTGTGGGTTTGCAGCGTTGCAGGAGGTGTTCCAAACACTGCTGTCGTAACAGTTCTCTGCAACTCTGGAGTGTATTCTCAGGGAGACCCTTTTGCAGTCAGTTTAAACTACGTCGTTGCAGGATTGGAGACGGTTACCCCAACGAGCAAAAGTTATGATTACTTCAACATATCTCCTTATCCTAATGCTTTTGCATATGGCCATGCTGCTTGTAACCAAAATCTGACCACCTCGGATTGCACTACCTGTCTTGATGCTGCAAAGACGGCCATGCTTGGCACATGTCAAAGCCGGATAGGGGCTCGAGCGCTGCTCCATGATTGTACAATGAGGTATGAGCAGTACCCATTTACTGATTAG